In Bufo gargarizans isolate SCDJY-AF-19 chromosome 6, ASM1485885v1, whole genome shotgun sequence, a single genomic region encodes these proteins:
- the MRPL27 gene encoding 39S ribosomal protein L27, mitochondrial: MGEGSGSDADIVAAIMSVVCGAGRLLVSPNPVAWILARGASKKAGTSSKNLGGKSAGRRYGFKKLDGEFVHAGNILATQRLMRWHPGSQVGIGRNKTLYALEDGIVRYTKEVYIPPPRSSDIATVISKLPFGAVLYKTFVNVVPKQRTHSFKLVDMK, encoded by the exons ATGGGTGAAGGAAGCGGAAGTGACGCCGACATCGTAGCGGCCATCATGTCGGTGGTGTGCGGAGCGGGTCGCCTGCTCG tttcgcCGAACCCTGTCGCATGGATTCTAGCCCGAGGAGCATCGAAGAAAGCGGGAACCAGCTCCAAGAACTTAGGAGGCAAAAGTGCAGGCAGGAGATACGGCTTCAAGAAATTAGATG GTGAATTTGTCCATGCGGGAAACATTCTTGCTACTCAGAGATTAATGCGTTGGCACCCAGGATCCCAG GTGGGGATCGGACGTAACAAGACGTTGTACGCATTAGAGGACGGAATTGTGCGCTACACTAAAGAAGTCTACATCCCGCCCCCCCGCAGCAGCGACATCGCCACCGTCATCAGTAAGCTGCCTTTCGGTGCCGTCCTCTACAAAACCTTTGTAAATGTCGTTCCTAAGCAGAGGACGCACAGCTTTAAACTCGTGGACATGAAATGA